From one Rosa rugosa chromosome 4, drRosRugo1.1, whole genome shotgun sequence genomic stretch:
- the LOC133744253 gene encoding uncharacterized protein LOC133744253: MDRDRERSGSINCPPFFDGNDYSQWKIMMQAFLHSQDEHIWNIVELGWEVPTKETKSKESESSASIKEPKSRQDWSIAEVRDFNNDVKARHSLYTALSMKEKKRIGTCKTAKKAWDLLQMTYEGNKKVRTQKLQKLISEFETMTMGDDESIDDFHSRLINVTNECDSLGDPIAENRIVKKFLRSLPLSFQNKQTAIEEVQDLDTYTLDELLGNLQTFEMKIRPDKKVKTIALNAVRKVDEKPKELVKEKDSDSDFTAEDFALLTKHYKKFLRSGNSFQNSKNFSGSSSRRNMSGDYSSEKDTKARFTYKKPSVDKPKCFECQGFGHLAADCGNKRFKAHSNKAMNTTWSDSESDTQSECGEDNVALTAALHPSSSCEYEEKDLDDEETNDQAMADKYQEMCRASTKMLKLNQSLSEKLCLVEQEKEGIAKHLQSCTKNWEIEKSVYVGRIKSLQDNLDTQISLVNSLSSEKLSLELSLKESQEKFLKFSISSDKVSKMIGIGKVGGDKKGIGFSDSTSFKDSKPIRSSGTRRYVGIR; this comes from the exons ATGGATAGAGATAGAGAACGTTCTGGTTCTATAAACTGTCCACCTTTTTTTGATGGGAATGATTATTCTCAGTGGAAAATTATGATGCAAGCCTTCTTACATTCACAGGATGAACATATCTGGAATATTGTTGAACTTGGGTGGGAGGTTCCCACAAAGGAAACTAAGTCTAAAGAGAGTGAGAGTTCTGCTTCCATAAAAGAACCTAAGTCTAGGCAAGATTGGTCTATAGCTGAAGTGCGTGATTTTAACAATGATGTTAAAGCACGGCACAGCTTGTATACGGCTCTTtctatgaaagaaaagaagcgtATTGGAACCTGTAAGACTGCGAAGAAggcatgggatcttcttcaAATGACTTATGAAGGAAACAAGAAAGTTAGGACTCAGAAACTTCAGAAATTAATTTCTGAGTTTGAGACAATGACTATGGGAGATGATGAGTCGATTGATGATTTTCATTCTAGGCTTATAAATGTGACGAATGAGTGTGATAGTCTTGGTGATCCTATTGCTGAGAATAGGATTGTAAAGAAATTCCTTAGGTCCTTACCTTtgagttttcaaaataaacaaACTGCCATTGAAGAAGTTCAGGATTTAGATACCTATACCTTAGATGAACTTCTTGGGAATCTTCAaacttttgaaatgaaaatcaggCCAGATAAGAAAGTAAAAACCATTGCCTTGAATGCTGTTAGGAAAGTGGATGAAAAGCCAAAAGAGTTAGTAAAGGAAAAGGATAGTGACTCCGATTTTACTGCTGAAGACTTTGCTCTCTTAACCAAACATTACAAAAAGTTTTTAAGATCTGGTAATTCGTTTCAAAATTCCAAGAACTTCTCTGGGTCTAGTTCTAGGAGAAATATGAGCGGTGACTATTCTTCTGAAAAAGACACTAAAGCTAGGTTTACCTATAAGAAACCTTCTGTTGATAAACCTAAGTGTTTTGAGTGTCAGGGTTTCGGACATCTTGCGGCAGATTGTGGAAATAAGAGATTCAAGGCTCATTCAAATAAGGCTATGAACACAACCTGGAGTGACTCTGAGTCTGACACTCAATCTGAGTGTGGTGAAGACAACGTTGCCTTAACTGCTGCTCTTCATCCTTCATCCTCATGTGAGTATGAAGAAAAGGATCttgatgatgaagaaacaaatgatcaAGCCATGGCTGACAAATACCAAGAAATGTGTAGAGCCTCGACCAAAATGTTGAAGCTAAATCAATCCTTGAGTGAAAAACTTTGTCTGGTAGAACAAGAAAAGGAAGGGATTGCTAAGCACCTGCAATCCTGCACAAAAAACTGGGAGATCGAGAAGTCAGTGTATGTTGGGCGTATAAAGAGCTTACAAGATAATTTGGATACTCAAATTAGTCTTGTTAACTCCTTGTCTTCTGAAAAACTGAGCCTAGAACTTTCTTTGAAAGAATCTCAAGAAAAATTTTTAAAGTTTTCAATAAGTTCTGACAAAGTTTCAAAAATGATAGGCATTGGAAAAGTTGGAGGGGACAAGAAGGGAATAGGATTCTCTGACAGCACTTCTTTCAAGGACTCAAAACCCATCAG AAGCTCTGGTACTAGAAGATATGTTGGAATTCGCTAG